The following proteins are co-located in the Eriocheir sinensis breed Jianghai 21 chromosome 34, ASM2467909v1, whole genome shotgun sequence genome:
- the LOC127007165 gene encoding serine/arginine repetitive matrix protein 2-like, translating to MIVCTSYQEERHIVQSEGGGGSVSVATCEHRFSSTGGAPPPYSRLPPDGHEFPSNYAEGLPDKMSRYARYSRLAMELDSPGSPPPSAAPTPTTPRTRSAPGTPLGPPPPIPRSSSSTKTYSNEKTQDSGNNKWAGGEERRSREPTPTRSRWRRQDERSERSVRDKIAMFSTDGPDQPHPKTRKLDKQEGEEGTMKRSFTEDDVRLDNSGSSSNKNGRDTHSNPRSLSKTNVFSSMINVSTSEPKDNTKHISTASSEVDIRQETPPTPRGNGMREEKRPDDESSASGLHSRSQSLIDIGRSSLTKRHSVGAYDRPSVYQYGIEKPEERERRTSLTNLIEQRRKSFGSKLLGLVIPESRGSEGGDKASIDLPRISSVPPTTASKTMSLPREGQRSPRLYKADSISSIDSCESNTSRHSSLNAPPWKSHGTSTLPKYSPAFKRKNMTVFSKSDNLPPPSGRSHSACSSSPTSDLSQPSPTPMSHSPPKSLENISPPSSEHTYDMNEGRYNSDKHSYSKLSLSQKNSLESRLNRAEDSDNDSAVSSTQSSYSQGMSPPSSPMPEQDELEDRRGRGYRSRLSQQNSLDEQEAARRVLKRGSIEAENRRNVINSARVSSGRNSDEHQTPEIIRKYSSASDKGEDSDRFPQRLDTELRDGPKVTGLRRQASTSSTSSTASSRRSSHDSSRRNSRDSVIHVTKHDEAKVSAEPVYFDQEGEMYKESQLKVAYVNEITDDYEQLNDANAKEVIAEVPLSSPPSRRTPETKEAPEANQTASSPPRKGTNRWAKLEMKYGSNNTNSDIETKIQRMRRASDSSSPDRTKKKSGGFRALAEKWQQRAEEDTAAPPHPTLARRESNSRLEAPVRASRQFEERAAAPPAHDRPARPSRLYDDQTEVDGGQAAHSDNYSESTQSSSNSLSSSGDSRSENLDIPRAEVPDRKLSMPEYGSAGVKMRDRREGGAGGAPSRPTSLIEGGDGGVMDSHYLTTCSQLSPAASTDSRDDLFTPETSLSRTASKEVLDAFSRPRANIGVSLPRAGASSTPKMADIMRAFERHDLGKRGPMSGGSSHLRMSSMDSTNSDEGLMGAHYGSVTSLASGQRDQYGSITSLASSTSLISPQELAQLIEEANQSLEESGTPSHEILVVVLHREVVAHGSIGITLAGGADYEAKEITVHKVIPGSLADRDGRIQRGDRVLSINGKNLRGVTHKEALSILKSPRPEVVLVLSRSRSVTPQESNMTESDGSFIHRPSLINHVTSPRPPKILESPMDSKSLISDVAAMSVPRGPPFTITLVKDGAGLGFSLEGGKDSPLGDRPLTVKKIFSGGAADKGGVLKVGDELVSVNTVDVTGMARIEAWNFLKKLPDGTVTLVLRQKLDYTAAKNEE from the exons gaggcggcggcagcgTCAGTGTGGCCACCTGTGAACACCGCTTCTCCTCCACGGGCGGGGCGCCGCCCCCCTACTCCAGGCTGCCCCCGGATGGACATGAGTTCCCCAGCAACTACGCCGAGGGCCTACCCGATAAAATGTCTCGCTACGCCCGCTACTCCCGCCTGGCCATGGAGCTAGACAGCCCCGGCAGCCCTCCGCCCTCAGCCGCCCCAACTCCCACCACGCCCCGCACTCGCTCGGCCCCCGGCACGCCCCTTGGCCCGCCCCCGCCCAtaccccgctcctcctcctcaaccaagACCTACAGCAACGAAAAGACCCAAGATTCAGGCAACAACAAGTGGGCGGGAGGTGAAGAGCGCCGGTCCCGTGAGCCGACCCCCACACGCAGCCGCTGGCGCAGACAGGACGAGCGCAGCGAGAGGAGCGTCCGAGATAAGATCGCCATGTTCTCCACAGACGGCCCGGACCAGCCTCACCCCAAGACCAGGAAGCTGGAcaaacaggagggagaggaaggcacgATGAAGCGCTCCTTCACTGAAGATGATGTGCGCCTCGACAATTCCGGCAGCTCCAGCAACAAAAATGGCCGGGACACCCACAGCAACCCGCGCTCGCTGAGCAAGACTAACGTGTTCAGCTCCATGATCAACGTAAGTACTTCAGAGCCGAAAGACAACACCAAACATATTTCAACAGCCTCCAGTGAGGTGGATATTCGACAAGAAACTCCACCCACACCGCGGGGTAACGGCATGCGGGAGGAGAAGAGGCCAGACGATGAGTCCAGTGCCAGCGGACTCCACTCACGGTCACAGTCTCTTATTGACATTGGTCGCTCGTCTCTCACAAAGCGTCACAGCGTGGGAGCCTACGACAGGCCGTCCGTGTACCAGTATGGCATCGAGAAGCCGGAGGAGCGAGAGCGGCGCACGTCACTCACAAACCTGATCGAGCAAAGAAGGAAGAGCTTTGGCTCAAAACTTCTTGGACTCGTGATCCCCGAGAGCCGCGGCAGCGAGGGCGGGGACAAGGCCTCCATTGACCTCCCTCGCATCTCAAGTGTTCCGCCAACGACGGCATCCAAGACCATGTCCCTCCCGCGGGAAGGCCAACGCTCGCCTAGACTCTACAAGGCAGATTCCATTTCCAGCATCGACTCCTGCGAGTCCAACACCAGCCGGCACAGCTCCCTCAACGCCCCGCCCTGGAAGAGCCACGGGACCAGCACGTTACCCAAGTATTCACCTGCATTTAAGCGGAAGAACATGACTGTCTTCAGCAAGTCAGACAACCTTCCACCTCCCAGCGGCCGCTCCCACAGCGCTTGCAGCTCCTCCCCAACAAGTGACCTCTCGCAGCCGTCCCCAACACCGATGTCACATTCGCCCCCCAAGAGTCTGGAAAACATTTCCCCGCCCAGCTCAGAGCACACGTATGACATGAACGAAGGGAGGTACAACAGCGACAAGCACAGCTACAGCAAGTTGTCCCTTTCACAAAAGAATTCCTTGGAATCTCGCCTCAATAGAGCCGAAGACAGCGACAACGACTCGGCGGTCAGCTCCACCCAGTCAAGCTACTCTCAGGGCATGTCACCCCCGTCCTCCCCCATGCCAGAACAAGACGAGCTCGAGGACCGCCGTGGCAGAGGCTACAGGTCGCGGCTATCCCAACAAAACTCTCTTGACGAACAGGAAGCCGCCAGAAGGGTTCTGAAACGCGGAAGCATCGAGGCTGAGAACAGAAGGAACGTGATTAATTCTGCGAGAGTCAGTTCAGGAAGGAACAGCGACGAACACCAGACTCCAGAAATCATCCGCAAGTACTCCAGCGCCTCAGACAAGGGCGAGGACTCGGACCGGTTCCCGCAGCGGCTGGATACGGAGCTGCGGGACGGACCGAAGGTGACGGGCTTGCGGCGGCAGGCGTCTACTTCATCCACGTCATCCACAGCGTCGTCCCGGCGGTCATCTCATGATTCATCGAGGCGGAACTCAAGAGATTCTGTCATCCACGTCACCAAACATGATGAAGCGAAGGTCTCGGCGGAGCCTGTTTACTTTGACCAGGAGGGAGAAATGTATAAAGAATCCCAGCTAAAAGTTGCTTATGTAAATGAAATCACCGACGACTACGAGCAGCTGAACGACGCCAACGCCAAGGAAGTGATCGCTGAGGTTCCTCTTTCATCGCCGCCATCACGGCGGACTCCAGAGACAAAGGAGGCCCCAGAGGCAAACCAGACCGCGTCCTCCCCGCCCAGGAAGGGAACGAACCGCTGGGCTAAGCTGGAGATGAAGTACGGATCGAACAACACAAATTCAGATATCGAGACGAAAATTCAACGAATGAGAAGAGCTTCAGACTCCAGCTCGCCTGACCGCACCAAGAAAAAATCAGGAGGGTTCCGCGCCCTGGCCGAGAAGTGGCAGCAGCGTGCCGAAGAGGACACGGCGGCGCCCCCACACCCCACCCTGGCGCGCCGGGAGAGCAACAGCCGCCTCGAGGCTCCGGTACGAGCCTCACGACAGTTTGAAGAGAGAGCGGCAGCCCCACCCGCCCATGACAGGCCGGCGCGTCCCTCCAGACTGTACGACGACCAGACGGAAGTGGACGGCGGCCAGGCGGCCCATTCAGACAACTACAGCGAGTCCACGCAATCCTCGTCCAACAGTCTCAGCAGCAGTGGCGACAGCCGCTCCGAGAACCTTGACATTCCTCGTGCAGAAGTTCCTGACCGCAAGCTGTCGATGCCGGAGTACGGCAGCGCCGGTGTCAAGATGCGCGACCGTCGAGAGGGCGGGGCAGGCGGCGCTCCCTCCCGACCCACTAGTCTGATCGAGGGCGGCGACGGGGGCGTGATGGACTCCCATTACTTAACCACCTGCTCCCAGCTTAGCCCCGCCGCCTCCACGGACTCCCGCGACGATCTCTTCACTCCCGAGACGTCGCTATCGCGCACCGCCAGCAAGGAGGTCCTCGATGCCTTCTCTCGCCCTCGTGCCAACATCGGCGTGTCGCTTCCTCGCGCAGGGGCCTCTAGCACACCCAAAATGGCTGACATCATGCGAGCCTTTGAGCGCCATGACCTGGGGAAGCGCGGGCCCATGAGCGGAGGGTCGTCGCACCTTCGTATGTCGTCGATGGACTCCACGAACAGCGACGAGGGGCTGATGGGCGCGCACTATGGCTCCGTGACCTCCCTGGCGTCTGGGCAGCGTGACCAGTATGGTTCCATCACCTCGCTCGCCTCCTCCACGTCCCTGATCTCCCCCCAG GAACTGGCTCAGCTGATCGAAGAGGCCAACCAGTCACTGGAGGAGTCGGGAACGCCCTCACATGAgatcctggtggtggtgctgcacaGAGAAGTCGTCGCCCACGGCTCCATCGGCATCACACTTGCAGGCGGGGCTGACTACGAGGCCAAGGAGATCACC GTCCACAAGGTCATTCCTGGCAGCCTAGCGGATCGCGACGGACGCATCCAGCGCGGAGACCGAGTCCTGTCCATCAACGGCAAGAACCTCCGAGGCGTCACACACAAGGAGGCTCTCAGCATACTCAAG TCACCAAGGCCAGAGGTTGTTCTTGTGCTGTCCAGAAGTCGGTCAGTCACCCCGCAGGAGTCCAACATGACAGAGTCTGACGGCAGCTTCATCCACCGTCCGTCCCTCATCAACCACGTCACGTCCCCAAGGCCTCCAAAGATCCTCGAGTCGCCCATGGACAGCAAAAGTCTCATCTCAG ATGTAGCTGCTATGTCAGTTCCCAGAGGTCCTCCATTCACCATTACCCTCGTGAAGGATGGTGCAGGGCTTGGCTTCTCGTTGGAGGGTGGCAAAGACTCACCACTCGGCGACCGTCCACTTACTGTAAAGAAGATATTCAGTG GTGGTGCAGCGGACAAGGGCGGCGTCCTCAAGGTTGGCGATGAGTTGGTCAGCGTGAACACCGTTGACGTGACGGGGATGGCAAGGATCGAGGCGTGGAACTTCCTGAAAAAGTTACCAGATGGCACAGTTACTCTCGTCCTCAGGCAGAAGCTGGACTACACGGCTgcgaaaaatgaagaatga
- the LOC127007167 gene encoding hexosaminidase D-like isoform X2, whose translation MEVLRAWFGRAGVGAWRARRQVVWGTCVLVMVGVVYLQYAPTGLLDHPSAPRHRALNTLYSPHEQHGEVGQQPSEHTQQVQRVKFVTGGDGPQAGQEGQGEARARDDVDTNNDLNNINSINEEAVPSDPAAAQHRLAVESLQRRVAERRAQEEQGAAGNVGAGVASAVGAVMLPQQDLPPGGWGGGQYRYNPYGEPVYGRTDRPNYIPSHRVVHLDLKGAPPKMSALLQLIPWLARQGATAIMLEYEDMFPWRGRLAQVAAKNHYSRKQVAGLVAAIRSHGLEVIPLVQTFGHLEFALKHERFAHLREVPELPQALCPSLNESLWLVRALVDQTMALHPGARFLHIGCDEVFQLGECERCRQVVRETLFLQHVKAVARYVQQKYAAVPLIWDDMLRHISESTMQEAQLGQLVEPMVWVYAEDVYRFVQPSVWSKFAQVFPRVWAASAFKGAFGEQLTVPNVRRHLDNNLNWLDVMAAESAKFTGGFRGLVLTGWQRYDHFGVLCELMPAALPSLSVNLLAASHGYFNASVQGQLYRALNCMQTPKYQTWLNLDSDPFLWDKFSWCFFPGAQVFKMTARLDATRRDVDSYMDRINRVRGWITEYNRRHNYTSPMRVDEDLEELPARLHSVTLLLKTAREALAEWFDDWTVGEWLELHIWPLLNRLQTIQREAESMKARKYWPARPLPLLPELAAFGVSEPSPVDSPGRQESDGGGGRA comes from the coding sequence ATCGGCCCCACGCCACCGGGCCCTCAACACCCTGTACTCCCCACATGAGCAGCACGGTGAAGTGGGACAACAGCCATCAGAGCACACACAGCAGGTCCAGCGGGTCAAGTTTGTGACCGGGGGCGATGGGCCTCAGGCAGGGCAGGAAGGGCAGGGCGAGGCTCGTGCTCGTGATGATGTGGACACCAACAATGACCTCAACAATATTAACAGCATCAATGAGGAGGCTGTGCCGTCTGACCCAGCAGCTGCCCAGCACCGCCTGGCTGTGGAGAGTCTGCAGCGGCGTGTAGCCGAGCGCCGGGCACAGGAGGAACAGGGTGCAGCAGGCAATGTGGGCGCTGGTGTGGCAAGTGCTGTAGGTGCCGTGATGCTGCCCCAGCAGGACCTGCCTCCCGGTGGCTGGGGCGGTGGCCAGTACCGTTATAACCCATACGGTGAGCCTGTATACGGCCGCACAGACCGACCCAACTACATCCCATCACACCGTGTTGTGCACCTTGACCTGAAGGGCGCCCCACCCAAGATGTCTGCCCTGCTGCAGCTCATCCCTTGGTTGGCACGACAGGGTGCCACAGCCATCATGCTGGAGTATGAGGACATGTTCCCCTGGCGCGGCCGGCTGGCCCAAGTGGCCGCTAAGAACCACTACTCCCGCAAGCAGGTGGCAGGCCTCGTAGCGGCCATCCGCAGTCATGGCCTCGAGGTTATTCCTCTGGTGCAGACCTTTGGCCACCTGGAGTTTGCTCTAAAGCATGAGCGATTCGCTCACCTGCGAGAGGTGCCTGAGCTGCCCCAGGCACTGTGCCCGTCACTCAATGAGTCCCTGTGGCTGGTCCGGGCCTTGGTGGACCAGACCATGGCTCTGCATCCTGGGGCTCGCTTCCTACACATCGGCTGTGATGAAGTGTTCCAGCTTGGTGAGTGTGAGCGGTGCCGGCAGGTGGTGCGTGAGACGCTCTTCTTGCAGCACGTGAAGGCCGTGGCGCGCTACGTGCAGCAAAAGTATGCTGCCGTGCCCCTCATTTGGGACGACATGCTGCGCCATATCTCAGAGTCCACCATGCAGGAGGCACAGCTGGGCCAGCTGGTGGAGCCCATGGTGTGGGTGTATGCCGAAGATGTGTACAGATTTGTGCAACCCTCCGTGTGGAGCAAGTTTGCACAAGTCTTCCCGCGGGTCTGGGCAGCATCTGCCTTCAAGGGCGCCTTCGGGGAGCAGCTGACAGTGCCCAATGTGCGGCGCCACCTAGACAACAACCTCAACTGGCTGGACGTGATGGCTGCCGAGTCTGCCAAATTCACAGGTGGCTTCCGCGGCCTGGTGCTGACAGGCTGGCAGCGGTACGATCACTTTGGCGTGCTGTGTGAGCTGATGCCTGCTGCCCTGCCTTCTCTGTCTGTGAACCTGCTGGCCGCCTCCCATGGCTACTTCAACGCCAGCGTGCAGGGCCAACTGTACCGTGCACTGAACTGCATGCAGACGCCCAAGTACCAGACGTGGCTCAACCTGGACTCTGACCCCTTTCTGTGGGACAAGTTCTCATGGTGTTTCTTCCCTGGAGCTCAGGTGTTTAAGATGACAGCTCGCCTGGATGCCACCCGGCGGGATGTGGACTCCTACATGGACCGTATCAACCGCGTCCGAGGCTGGATCACCGAATACAACCGCCGCCACAACTACACGTCGCCTATGCGTGTGGACGAGGACCTAGAGGAGCTGCCAGCACGCCTGCACTCAGTCACGCTGCTGCTCAAGACTGCCCGCGAGGCCTTGGCGGAGTGGTTCGATGACTGGACAGTCGGAGAGTGGCTGGAGCTACACATCTGGCCACTGCTCAACCGCCTCCAGACCATCCAGCGTGAGGCTGAGAGCATGAAGGCCAGGAAGTACTGGCCGGCAAGGCCCCTTCCACTGCTGCCTGAGCTGGCTGCCTTCGGAGTGTCAGAGCCCAGCCCTGTTGACAGCCCAGGCCGGCAGGagtctgatggaggaggaggaagagcgtag